A window of Primulina tabacum isolate GXHZ01 chromosome 4, ASM2559414v2, whole genome shotgun sequence contains these coding sequences:
- the LOC142543524 gene encoding uncharacterized protein LOC142543524 isoform X1: MYRAGAVTTNRGGMPTDNVDSVVTLDQVPRWSDSEYRYSYENEDPAFSNSFFPDPLTSASEGENSGNGLVSRFPVDHEINSKIYLWRGNPWNLEVDAVVNSANENLDEAHSSPGLHAAAGPGLAEECAGLGGCRTGMAKVTNAYDLPARRVIHTVGPKYAVKYHTAAENALSHCYRSCLELLIDNGLQSIAMGCIYTEAKSYPREPAAHVAIRTVRRFIEKQKDKIHAVVFCTTTASDTEIYKRLLPLYFPRDIHEEEIAISKLPADVGDENGETIIDERKIRIEPLPKLRKSGPGSAQISADLPVSDIGLAREDSSYLDSYLDPAFMSLIKDPDQRRREQWQKAAQARSGWNFAKMLGYGDLGGPPLSAAEEYSLHSRYLAKANSLNLSEIAEMKIVYRGGVDCDGRPVMVVVGAHFLLRCLDLERFVLYVVKEFEPLIQKPYTIVYFHSAASLQTQPDLGWLKRLEQILGRKHQRNLHAIYILHPTFGLKAAIFGLELMVDNVVWKKVVYVDRLLQLFRYVPREQLTIPDFVFQHDLEVNGGKGVIVDPRTNYVYQRP, encoded by the exons ATGTATCGAGCTGGGGCTGTGACTACTAACAGAGGTGGCATGCCAACGGATAATGTCGATTCTGTGGTGACACTAGATCAAGTTCCACGCTGGAGTGATTCAGAGTATCGATACTCATATGAGAACGAAGATCCTGCTTTTTCTAATTCTTTTTTTCCGGACCCTTTGACATCTGCCTCCGAGGGAGAGAATAGTGGAAATGGGTTGGTATCTAGGTTTCCTGTGGATCACGAAATCAACTCAAAGATATATCTCTGGAGGGGGAACCCTTGGAATCTCGAGGTGGATGCTGTAGTTAATTCAGCCAACGAG AACCTAGATGAAGCACACAGCAGTCCTGGTTTGCATGCTGCTGCTGGACCCGGTCTCGCAGAAGAATGCGCTGGATTA GGAGGCTGCCGAACAGGGATGGCAAAAGTTACTAATGCATATGACCTTCCAGCAAG GAGGGTGATACATACTGTTGGTCCCAAGTATGCTGTAAAATATCATACAGCTGCGGAAAATGCTTTGAGTCATTGCTACCGCTCGTGTCTTGAACTTCTCATTGATAATGGACTTCAGAG CATTGCAATGGGATGTATTTATACGGAGGCCAAAAGTTATCCTCGAGAACCAGCAGCTCATGTGGCTATAC GAACTGTGAGACGATTTATTGAGAAACAGAAGGATAAAATCCATGCAGTTGTATTTTGTACTACAACAGCATCCGATACAGAGATCTATAAGAG ATTGCTTCCGCTTTACTTTCCACGAGATATACATGAGGAGGAAATAGCTATTTCAAAGCTTCCGGCAGATGTTGGAGATGAAAATGGTGAAACGATCATAGATGAACGCAAAATCAGAATCGAACCTTTACCAAAGTTGAGGAAGAGTGGTCCAGGTTCTGCGCAAATCTCAGCTGATCTTCCAGTCAGCGATATTGGGTTGGCTAGAGA GGACTCGTCATACTTGGATTCATATTTAGACCCTGCCTTTATGTCCTTAATAAAAGATCCAGATCAGAGACGCAGAGAACAGTGGCAAAAGGCAGCACAGGCACGAAGTGGTTGGAATTTTGCCAAAATGCTTGGGTATGGTGATCTTGGGGGTCCTCCTTTGTCTGCAGCTGAAGAATATTCGCTTCATTCTAGATATCTGGCAAAAGCCAATTCACTTAATCTTTCTGAAATTGCCGAAATGAAAATTGT TTACCGAGGCGGCGTTGATTGCGACGGCCGTCCAGTGATGGTGGTTGTTGGAGCACATTTTCTACTTAGATGTCTTGATCTAGAGCGGTTCGTGCTGTATGTAGTAAAG GAGTTTGAGCCCTTGATACAGAAGCCTTACACCATAGTTTATTTCCACTCCGCGGCTTCCTTGCAGAC CCAACCGGATCTTGGATGGCTGAAGAGATTAGAGCAAATACTTGGTCGGAAACACCAGCGTAATCTTCAT GCAATATACATCCTTCATCCAACCTTTGGGCTGAAAGCAGCTATATTTGGTTTGGAGTTAATGGTAGATAACGTG GTGTGGAAGAAGGTGGTCTACGTTGATCGTCTTCTGCAGCTATTCAGATACGTTCCACGTGAACAATTAACCATACCAGATTTCGTGTTTCA GCATGATTTGGAAGTAAATGGAGGAAAGGGAGTCATTGTGGATCCAAGAACCAACTATGTTTATCAACGGCCATAG
- the LOC142543524 gene encoding uncharacterized protein LOC142543524 isoform X2, producing MYRAGAVTTNRGGMPTDNVDSVVTLDQVPRWSDSEYRYSYENEDPAFSNSFFPDPLTSASEGENSGNGLVSRFPVDHEINSKIYLWRGNPWNLEVDAVVNSANENLDEAHSSPGLHAAAGPGLAEECAGLGGCRTGMAKVTNAYDLPARRVIHTVGPKYAVKYHTAAENALSHCYRSCLELLIDNGLQSIAMGCIYTEAKSYPREPAAHVAIRTVRRFIEKQKDKIHAVVFCTTTASDTEIYKRLLPLYFPRDIHEEEIAISKLPADVGDENGETIIDERKIRIEPLPKLRKSGPGSAQISADLPVSDIGLAREDSSYLDSYLDPAFMSLIKDPDQRRREQWQKAAQARSGWNFAKMLGYGDLGGPPLSAAEEYSLHSRYLAKANSLNLSEIAEMKIVYRGGVDCDGRPVMVVVGAHFLLRCLDLERFVLYVVKEFEPLIQKPYTIVYFHSAASLQTG from the exons ATGTATCGAGCTGGGGCTGTGACTACTAACAGAGGTGGCATGCCAACGGATAATGTCGATTCTGTGGTGACACTAGATCAAGTTCCACGCTGGAGTGATTCAGAGTATCGATACTCATATGAGAACGAAGATCCTGCTTTTTCTAATTCTTTTTTTCCGGACCCTTTGACATCTGCCTCCGAGGGAGAGAATAGTGGAAATGGGTTGGTATCTAGGTTTCCTGTGGATCACGAAATCAACTCAAAGATATATCTCTGGAGGGGGAACCCTTGGAATCTCGAGGTGGATGCTGTAGTTAATTCAGCCAACGAG AACCTAGATGAAGCACACAGCAGTCCTGGTTTGCATGCTGCTGCTGGACCCGGTCTCGCAGAAGAATGCGCTGGATTA GGAGGCTGCCGAACAGGGATGGCAAAAGTTACTAATGCATATGACCTTCCAGCAAG GAGGGTGATACATACTGTTGGTCCCAAGTATGCTGTAAAATATCATACAGCTGCGGAAAATGCTTTGAGTCATTGCTACCGCTCGTGTCTTGAACTTCTCATTGATAATGGACTTCAGAG CATTGCAATGGGATGTATTTATACGGAGGCCAAAAGTTATCCTCGAGAACCAGCAGCTCATGTGGCTATAC GAACTGTGAGACGATTTATTGAGAAACAGAAGGATAAAATCCATGCAGTTGTATTTTGTACTACAACAGCATCCGATACAGAGATCTATAAGAG ATTGCTTCCGCTTTACTTTCCACGAGATATACATGAGGAGGAAATAGCTATTTCAAAGCTTCCGGCAGATGTTGGAGATGAAAATGGTGAAACGATCATAGATGAACGCAAAATCAGAATCGAACCTTTACCAAAGTTGAGGAAGAGTGGTCCAGGTTCTGCGCAAATCTCAGCTGATCTTCCAGTCAGCGATATTGGGTTGGCTAGAGA GGACTCGTCATACTTGGATTCATATTTAGACCCTGCCTTTATGTCCTTAATAAAAGATCCAGATCAGAGACGCAGAGAACAGTGGCAAAAGGCAGCACAGGCACGAAGTGGTTGGAATTTTGCCAAAATGCTTGGGTATGGTGATCTTGGGGGTCCTCCTTTGTCTGCAGCTGAAGAATATTCGCTTCATTCTAGATATCTGGCAAAAGCCAATTCACTTAATCTTTCTGAAATTGCCGAAATGAAAATTGT TTACCGAGGCGGCGTTGATTGCGACGGCCGTCCAGTGATGGTGGTTGTTGGAGCACATTTTCTACTTAGATGTCTTGATCTAGAGCGGTTCGTGCTGTATGTAGTAAAG GAGTTTGAGCCCTTGATACAGAAGCCTTACACCATAGTTTATTTCCACTCCGCGGCTTCCTTGCAGAC GGGTTAA